The Vitis vinifera cultivar Pinot Noir 40024 chromosome 8, ASM3070453v1 genome segment TCCAAACCAAGGAAGCGCAGCCCAACGCCTGAAGACAGCAGGCCTCAAGAAAGAATCAGCCCTAATGTTTATAAAAGAGAACAGCCAGAGTACAGCCAAAGCCCCAGGGAGAAGAGCAGAAGCCCTGTTAGTTCTGAAAGGGATAGCCCTGTGGCGAGGAGGTACCGAAGCCCTTCTGATGCTAATGGGCGAAGTCGCAGCCAGAGTCCGAGGGATGAGAGGAGTCCTctagatgaagatgaagataatAACAGTCGCTCCCCAAGAGGTAGTGAATCCCCTTGAATGCATTGGGGGGCTTGAATTGGAGTCGGTGTGTGGACATGTATTGCAGCTGCAAGACCATAAATTTACAGTTTGTTTTGTTAACTTTATCATAAGGACTCCAAAACtgttagaaactttttttttttttaaaaaaaaaaatgtttatgatTGAACTTTTTTGAGATGATATCTGGGAACTTTACAGAATATAAAATGAGTTTTGTAGTCTGCTgttgttgcttgattttatCATTGGATGTAATTAATGACGACTTTAGGTTATCTTTGAATGACTACTTTAGGTTATCTTTGGAGCCACTTGGGCACCTCGCTCGGGTATATTCAAAGAGGAATTGTCGATCTGCATCCAGGCGTTGGTCGGGGCCACTGGCTGCACTTTTAGGTAGTGGtgtaattaaaaatgaagaCAGCGAAGTTTGAGAATGCGCACTCTCTTTGGGCTTGGCTTCTTGAGTAATTATGCGTCCCGGAGAATTTGATGTGAAACTCGTTTCTGGATAATTTCTAATAAATAGGTGAAGGAAATAGAGGGATTGTGCAGTGGAGTTTGTTTATCAAGCtatcttcttttattatttattaatttttctttaaccCTTTTTctctaaaaggaaaaataaaaattaccttttttcagaataataataataattaaaaagaaaaaaaaaagaaaagaaaagaaaagaaaacaaacaaagaggTGTTGTCTCCACCTGAAAAAACGGCATCGTATCATTTCTCTTATTTACAGTCATCCGCTTCGAGACGTTAAAGGGGGCGGCGAAAAGTCTCCAGCCATGGCTCTGTGCTGGTGTAGTACCATGACAATGATGTCAGGCGCATACAAGCAACCACAGAAAGGAAAGGGGATGGGGGTGGGGATGGGAATGGGGAAGGGGAAGGGGAAGGGGAAGGGGAAGGCCCAGACAAAGCAAAGGCAGAGCAGAGGCAGTGATGGCATTGGGTTCGGGGGCAAAAGAAACGATCCTACATGGCAGTGCATCCAGGGTTGTGGAGCCTGCTGCAAGCTTGACAAGGGTCCTTCCTTCGCCACCCCTGAAGAAATCTTCGACGACCCTTCTGATGTCAAGGTTTGTTATGCCCACATCTTGTTCGATAAAATGCTGATTTCTTGCTTTCTCCTTCGACTCTTGGTTGAGTTTTGATGCTCAGCCCCAATGTGGTTCTGTGGATTTGCCTGTTTTTGTGCTTATTTTTGACCCACATATATGAACGCAACATCATAAACACGCCCTAATCAATCAAATACTGGCAGCtatatcatcaaaataattGTGGTACAATTCGATCGTCACATTAATACTGGCATCTTTTATGTTTCTTAGCCCGATGGTGCTAGCAAGTGCATATGGATGTTTAATGGGTACTCATTTCTGTCCATTTCTCTGATTTTGATTTCATAAATTGCAGCTTTATAGAAGCATGGTAGGCCCCGATGGGTGGTGTATACACTATGAGAAAAGCACACGAACATGCTCCATTTATTCTGGTAAGCATTTGCCTGTTCTTAGCATTTATCTTTAGGAGCCTGTACCTTTAAACTCCTAACACCATGTCAGCCTTTAATCTCAGATCGTCCATATTTTTGTCGTGTGGAgccaaatgttttccaaacatTGTATGGAATTGGCAAGAAGAGATTCAACAAAGAGGCATGCAGGTTGGCCATTATCCGTTTTCTGTGGTCTTACTTGAACACTAAGAAAcaaataacaacaaaataagAAGATTTAAATCTTGTTTAGCCCCtgctaaaaaaaacaaaaaattattgtgtGCCACACCATCATTTTCTTGTAATATTTCAGTTTTCTTGCTTGCAGTTTCTGTGAAGATACCATCAAGGCAATTTATGGCTCTCATTCACAAGAGTTGGATAATTTTGTTCATGCAGTACGGAGCACAGATTCTAGTTAAACTATTTGGTTTGCCCTGTTATGAATGCTCAAGGTCATTActattctttcctttttttggtgAAGTATGTGAGGTTGAACTGGAAGGCTTCagttttgcttgttttttttttttatgtgtgtCCAGTTAGTGAATTATCATACATTGACATATCATTCTAACAGGTTCTGAGCAGATTCTATTGCATCTGAGGTATAATGCATAAACTTGATTGCAAATAATCTTGGTAAGGCAGTTCTTCTTTTTAACCTGTTTCCTTTTAACATTTCATGATCAAAGAGAGTTTTCTCTGTGGCTTATGTACAGATGTGCACATATAATAGTTTCTTGACTGAAGGCTTAACTGATCATTTGTTCATCTCAATCATTAATTCCTGTTGGTCAATGGAATCAGTTGATGTAGATTACTTCTCTCTTTCTGCATAGGGTCATTCTGTTTGCTTACTTTCAACATTAGTCTGTTAGTGTCAAACCCTGTACTGTTGTGAAATGTGAAGGCACATAGAAGAGCCAGTGGCCAACCACTTATCAATGTGCTTTACCCCTCAAAAGGCTGGCTTTTCCATTTATAGTGAAGATGAGAACTATATCTTTATAAACCTTCCATTTGAAACTTCTGAATGATTGGAGCCCCTAAACTTGAATCTTTTACATTACTCTTCAAAATACTTACTTGTGCTTATGGGACAGGATTggcaatttttatttgattgctTTTTTGCTTTTGCAGATAACTATTGTCCTGTGCTATGAAGTAGGAGAATGAAAGATTGTAATTACAATGTGGCCACAAGCACAGAAGCAGTTAAATCCACATTTTAAAGATGGGTTATTTGGTCCTTAGCAATCTAAAAGTAGTCTTCCTTATTGATAGAAATGTAATTGAGGATGCATTACCCCTGTCAATCACCTGAATAACAGGTTGATGGGTTGGAGTGAATCCAAAGTTGAAGCAACTGCTTGTATTTGCACTTTTTCTTTACCATCTTAGAGCATCTTATGACTTCTGTGCTTCTTTGAACTTTGTGTAGAGATGCTCAGAATTATGACCCTTTTAGTTTCCAGTAAATGCCCCAAAGAGGCTGGTATTGACTTTTGTTGGTTAATAGTTTCATTGTAGTTGTTTTTGTTTGGATTCAGGTAGCATGGTCAAGTTTAGGGTTCAGCATATCTTTCGCTTGACTCATGGCAGCTAGCTGTGTTCAGAGGTTGGTAAGTGCAACTTGAAGACTAAGGAATTACTTTCAACCTGCCTTGAGGGCAACTACCTTCACTATTGTTGGTGactcaaaacacaatttttccttttagtCTTTATGCCAGTGAACTTCAGAGGAATCTCCATTAATGGTTAAGTTGGAGAATGGAGATTACTCCAATTTAGAGGGAGAACATAGGATTGGTGATTTATATGGACGAGACTTGAAACCAACAACCAaagtttttttttgataggtaaataagagtTTGTATTAGTAAAGCCTAGAAGCGGCGAAAAAAGTACACACGAAGTATGCAAACAATGCCCAAGAGCTAGGCAAAAAGGAAGATGAAAACCTTTCACCTAACTAGATAAAAGCCActctataaaatcaatcatggaCAAAAAATGATCCTCTAAAATACACACtaccccaattcacaaaagtgtacaaaaaaaaaagttttaaagctTGGTCTGATCGTTCTGTGTCATTGAAtattctctcatttctttccttccataaggtCCACATTAAACAAAGGGGGGCAACTCTCCAAGCCTTGTCCTTTCTCCTACTCACAAAAGCACCATGTCAACCAatcaaatttcttttcattGAGGAGTGTAGGACCCATTGCACatcaaataaagagaaaagcAAGCTTCATAGCATTGTAGCCTTCTTACAAAATAGGATCAAGTGGTCATTGGTTTCCTCTTCCATTTTACACAAGTAACACCTATTTGGCATATTCCAACCCCTTCTTTTGAGTTGATCAATGGTCAAGATTTTGTTCCAAgatgcttcccaagcaaaaaggCTTACCCTCATTGGAGCCCAAGACCTCCAAATAATACTCCAAGGAAAAGGGTCATTAGAGGCTCTTGTGAAGGAACGGTAGAGTGATTTGATAGAAAATGAGTCGTTCTTACTATTCTTCCAACTCAAGACATCTTCCACATCTCTATTCAAAACCAAAGGATGCAATTTTCAGAACCATCCCTTTGCCTCTTCcatttcccaatcattaaagtgtcTTGAAAACAAAGGATTCTAGCTACCCACCTCCCCGCTCTCCTCCCAAGCATCAAACACCCACTCATCCTTGTTGACAGCCAACATGAACAAATTAGGGAAATCATCTTTCAACGTTTGGTCCTCACACCacaaatccttccaaaatttgaccTTCTTCCCATTCCCTACGGGGTCTAGAGCGAATACTTTTCCCAATCTTTTCTAATAGCTTTCCACACTCCCACACCATAGGCTCCCCTCGCTTCTCTCGAACACCAACCTCCTTTCTCTACCCCAAATTTGTCTATGATGACTTGTTTCCACAAGGAATCTCTCTCTACAACAAATCACCAACTCCACTTCCCAAGTAAGGCTTTGTTTAGGGTCACAAGGCTGTGAATACCTAAGCCTCCTTGCCTCATATCAGCATAAACTGAACCCCAATTCACCAAGTGCGGT includes the following:
- the LOC100243090 gene encoding uncharacterized protein LOC100243090 isoform X2; the encoded protein is MALCWCSTMTMMSGAYKQPQKGKGMGVGMGMGKGKGKGKGKAQTKQRQSRGSDGIGFGGKRNDPTWQCIQGCGACCKLDKGPSFATPEEIFDDPSDVKLYRSMVGPDGWCIHYEKSTRTCSIYSAFNLRSSIFLSCGAKCFPNIVWNWQEEIQQRGMQFL
- the LOC100243090 gene encoding uncharacterized protein LOC100243090 isoform X1 codes for the protein MALCWCSTMTMMSGAYKQPQKGKGMGVGMGMGKGKGKGKGKAQTKQRQSRGSDGIGFGGKRNDPTWQCIQGCGACCKLDKGPSFATPEEIFDDPSDVKLYRSMVGPDGWCIHYEKSTRTCSIYSDRPYFCRVEPNVFQTLYGIGKKRFNKEACSFCEDTIKAIYGSHSQELDNFVHAVRSTDSS